Proteins encoded by one window of Fusarium graminearum PH-1 chromosome 1, whole genome shotgun sequence:
- a CDS encoding Ras-2 protein, which produces MAGRMVLYKLVVLGDGGVGKTALTIQLCLQHFVETYDPTIEDSYRKQVVIDGQPCMLEVLDTAGQEEYTALRDQWIRDGEGFVLVYSISSRSSFTRIKRFHHQIQRVKESCASSPSYPGSPISSANPQLPVPIMLVGNKSDRVTEREVSTQEGHALARELGCEFVEASAKNCINVEKAFYDVVRILRRQRQQASRPSDRSSGRTRTGNGDARGGDRDERHRNRNKDRNKSKCVVL; this is translated from the exons atggccgGCCGAATGGTACTATACAAGctggtggtgttgggagACGGTGGTGTGGGAAAGACAGCTCTTACCATCCAGCTATGTTTACAACACTTTGTTGAAACT TACGACCCCACGATTGAAGACTCATACCGAAAGCAAGTCGTTATCGATGGTCAGCCCTGCATGCTCGAAGTACTGGACACCGCTGGACAGGAAGAGTACACGGCACTGCGAGATCAATGGATTCGTGATGGCGAAGGGTTCGTTCTAGTCTACAGCATCTCGTCACGCTCTTCCTTTACTCGCATCAAAAGATTTCACCATCAAATCCAACGAGTTAAGGAGTCGTGCGCGTCGTCCCCATCTTATCCTGGCTCTCCTATCTCCTCGGCAAACCCGCAGTTGCCTGTACCTATTATGCTTGTTGGCAACAAGAGCGACCGAGTCACCGAGAGAGAGGTTTCCACACAAGAAGGTCACGCCCTCGCCCGCGAACTCGGCTGCGAGTTTGTGGAGGCATCAGCGAAAAACTGCATCAACGTCGAAAAGGCGTTCTACGACGTTGTTAGGATTCTACGCCGGCAGCGACAACAAGCCTCTCGCCCCTCGGATAGATCAAGCGGCCGGACGCGAACAGGCAATGGCGATGCAAGGGGCGGCGATCGAGACGAAAGACACAGAAATAGGAACAAGGACCGAAACAAGTCTAAATGCGTGGTATTATGA